A single window of Methylobacterium nodulans ORS 2060 DNA harbors:
- a CDS encoding TorD/DmsD family molecular chaperone, which produces MRGVGRTDVNRALGVDALVADETPIDEIDVLRARQYDLLAATLGRPPGADLIEALHGLRGNDSPLGKAHAALADAALTHAASDRGLHDLDRDYFDLFIGVGRGKILPYASYYVTGFLNERPLARVREDLALLGIECDPAVSEPEDHIAILLDVMAGLAERRFGADAEGGRHFFDRHLKPWARRLFEDIEASAATPFYRAVGTLGRTFIEIETAAFAMDA; this is translated from the coding sequence ATGCGAGGGGTCGGGCGCACGGATGTGAACCGAGCCCTTGGTGTGGATGCGTTGGTGGCTGACGAAACCCCGATCGATGAGATCGACGTGCTGCGCGCCCGCCAGTACGACCTTCTCGCAGCGACGCTCGGACGGCCACCCGGCGCGGACCTCATCGAGGCGCTGCATGGCTTGCGTGGCAACGACAGCCCGCTCGGAAAGGCCCATGCGGCGCTCGCCGATGCGGCGCTCACCCATGCCGCCTCGGATCGCGGCCTCCACGATCTCGACCGCGACTATTTCGACCTCTTCATCGGCGTCGGACGCGGCAAGATCCTTCCCTACGCCTCCTACTACGTCACCGGCTTCCTGAACGAGCGGCCCCTCGCCCGGGTGCGCGAGGATCTGGCGCTGCTCGGCATCGAGTGCGACCCCGCGGTCAGCGAACCCGAGGACCACATCGCGATTCTTCTTGATGTGATGGCGGGGCTGGCGGAGCGGCGCTTCGGAGCGGACGCGGAGGGCGGGCGCCACTTCTTCGACCGTCACCTGAAACCCTGGGCGCGGCGCCTGTTCGAGGACATCGAAGCCTCGGCGGCCACGCCCTTCTACCGGGCGGTCGGCACGCTCGGACGGACATTCATCGAGATCGAGACCGCCGCCTTCGCCATGGATGCGTAA
- a CDS encoding formate dehydrogenase — MQQDRKDQVGRRQFFRALGGGTAVAAAALVSPLSATDAKAYDPGSEETRGRYRETDHVKAFYRTNGYETLKK; from the coding sequence ATGCAGCAGGACAGGAAGGACCAGGTCGGACGCCGGCAATTCTTTCGCGCGCTCGGCGGCGGCACGGCCGTCGCCGCGGCGGCCCTGGTCTCGCCGCTCTCCGCCACCGACGCGAAGGCCTACGATCCCGGTTCGGAGGAGACCCGCGGGCGCTACCGCGAGACCGACCACGTGAAGGCCTTCTACCGCACCAACGGCTACGAGACGCTGAAGAAGTGA